The following are encoded together in the Ammospiza nelsoni isolate bAmmNel1 chromosome 33, bAmmNel1.pri, whole genome shotgun sequence genome:
- the LOC132085912 gene encoding serine/threonine-protein kinase pim-1-like, producing the protein GRAMPLARPRPRAGLPRARPRPSRRGLASARLWPYWRWRCWAGISAWCGGGIAALCLHLARARPRTRRRVQSRPRPRPRPRSQPWLLPGPAEDTGSAADPAASAAASPARAPLLGSAAAGPKPPGPGAGGDARPGAGEGRSGAVAGPGLSADRRVPPAGTAQEGLQERYRLGSLLGRGGFGSVFVATRLSDGAPVAIKRVPRDRIRHWGELPDGASAPLEIVLLAKVSHGCGGVIQLLEWLELPDSFLLVLERPERCQELSGFLAERGFLPEEEARGLFRQVLEAVQHCTSCGILHRDIKPENVLLDLASGQLKLIDFGCGAFLQDTAYTQFAGTLSYSPPEWIQHQRYHGEAATIWSLGLLLCHLVMGKHPFRRGQEIIRGRILFPRWLSQACQDVIKRCLSMQPSDRPSLQDLFCHPWVKGVPLP; encoded by the exons ggccgggccatgcccctggcccgcccccggccccgggcggggctgccccgtgcccggcctcggccgtcccgccgcggtctcgcctccgcccggctctggccCTACTGGCGGTGGCGCTGCTGGGCGGGCATCAGTGCCTGGTGCGGGGGCGGCATCGCCGCCCTTTGCCTCCACctggcccgagcccggccccggaCCCGACGCAGGGTCCAGTCCCgaccccggccccggccccggccccggtcccagccctggctcctcccggggcccgCGGAGGACACAGGCAGCGCGGCCGATCCCGCCGCCTCCGCTGCGGCTTCCCCGGCCCGAGCTCCGCTgctcggcagcgcggccgccggccccAAGCCACCGGGGCCTGGGGCGGGTGGGGATGCCAGGCCCGGGGCGGGTGAGGGGCGCTCGGGGGCCGTGGCTGGCCCCGGGCTGAGCGCTGACAGGcgcgtcccgcccgcagggACAGCGCAGGAGGGCCTGCAGGAGCGGTACCGGCTGGGATCGCTGCTGGGGCGCGGCGGCTTCGGCAGCGTCTTTGTGGCCACGCGGCTCTCAGACGGCGCCCCg GTGGCCATCAAACGCGTGCCGCGGGATCGCATCCGGCACTGGGGCGAGCTG CCCGACGGCGCCAGCGCGCCCCTGGAGATcgtgctgctggccaaggtgtCCCATGGCTGTGGCGGTGTCATTCAGCTCCTGGAGTGGCTTGAGCTCCCCGACAGcttcctgctggtgctggagcgTCCGGAGCGGTGCCAGGAGCTCTCAGGTTTCCTTGCAGAGCGGGGATTCCTGCCGGAGGAGGAGGCGCGGGGGCTGTTCCgccaggtgctggaggccgtgcagcactgcaccagctgcGGGATCCTGCACCGGGACATCAAGCCAGAGAATGTCCTGCTCGACCTGGCCAGCGGGCAGCTGAAACTGATCGACTTTGGCTGTGGCGCCTTCCTCCAAGACACAGCCTACACGCAGTTTGCAG GAACCCTGTCCTACAGCCCACCAGAGTGGATCCAGCACCAACGCTACCACGGCGAGGCAGCCACGATCTGGTCCCTGGgcctcctgctgtgccacctgGTCATGGGGAAGCACCCGTTCAGGAGGGGCCAGGAGATCATCCGGGGGCGGATCTTATTCCCACGATGGCTCTCTCAAG CGTGCCAAGATGTCATTAAGAGATGTTTGTCCATGCAGCCTTCGGACAGGCCATCCTTACAAGATCTTTTCTGTCATCCTTGGGTGAAGGGTGTTCCTCTGCCCTAG